A single region of the Methanolacinia paynteri genome encodes:
- a CDS encoding ABC transporter ATP-binding protein — protein sequence MIGDPILTCSNLTIGYRNQKTIIKEVSKDLNLNLRRGELVCLIGPNGSGKSTLIRTITGIQPPLCGEVLLCDKKIEEHTSEEKAKTLSVVLTTPVEAGYLTAFDIVALGRFPYTNWAGRLTDSDRDIVISALESVGAGELARRFMHEMSDGERQKVMIARALAQEPEMMVLDEPTAYLDLPHKIETMRILRTVARKTGKSILLSTHDLNLAIRCADQLWIIDRRGNMISGVPEDLVLSGIFGSAFEIDGVSFDAVRGEFTIPVEKKGTFSLSAPESIEKIWTLYALERIGYTSATAAGETETEEDIRIAINNDGGKTIWNIHTEDSEKECTSISEMIECIPSSDNGGDRD from the coding sequence ATGATCGGAGATCCGATCCTGACCTGCAGCAACCTGACAATTGGCTACAGGAACCAGAAGACGATCATCAAAGAAGTCTCCAAAGATCTCAACCTCAACCTAAGGAGGGGTGAACTTGTATGCCTGATCGGTCCCAACGGGTCGGGAAAATCCACCCTAATCCGTACCATTACAGGGATACAGCCGCCACTCTGCGGTGAAGTCCTGCTTTGCGACAAAAAGATAGAAGAACACACGTCCGAGGAAAAGGCGAAAACCCTGAGCGTGGTGCTGACGACTCCGGTCGAGGCAGGATACCTGACTGCTTTTGACATCGTGGCGCTCGGGAGATTTCCCTATACCAACTGGGCAGGCAGACTCACGGATTCAGACAGGGATATCGTAATATCGGCACTTGAATCCGTTGGTGCGGGAGAGCTGGCAAGGCGTTTTATGCACGAGATGAGCGATGGCGAACGGCAGAAGGTGATGATCGCAAGGGCACTTGCACAGGAACCGGAGATGATGGTCCTTGACGAGCCGACCGCATACCTGGACCTTCCGCATAAGATCGAAACGATGCGCATTCTCAGGACTGTAGCCAGGAAAACAGGAAAATCGATCCTCCTCTCCACGCACGACCTGAATCTTGCAATTCGCTGCGCCGACCAGCTCTGGATCATAGACAGAAGGGGAAATATGATCTCCGGTGTCCCGGAGGACCTAGTACTCTCAGGCATCTTCGGATCGGCCTTCGAGATCGACGGGGTGAGCTTCGACGCAGTGAGAGGGGAATTCACAATTCCTGTTGAGAAGAAAGGGACATTCTCACTCTCGGCTCCCGAATCGATTGAAAAGATCTGGACCCTGTATGCTCTTGAAAGGATCGGCTACACATCTGCCACAGCCGCAGGAGAAACGGAGACAGAAGAAGACATCCGTATCGCGATAAATAACGACGGAGGAAAAACCATATGGAATATCCATACGGAAGATTCAGAGAAGGAATGCACCAGCATTTCAGAGATGATCGAATGCATCCCGTCTTCGGACAACGGTGGTGATAGGGATTAG
- a CDS encoding iron ABC transporter permease, producing MNFSGSDSGDSLKRLTLVLPVILIVLIALFILDLLAGSVNIPLEAFVKMLTGGDVKTTWENIFWDWRLPKAITAVFAGGALALAGLLMQTFFRNPLADPYILGISSGASLGVALVMLSAGACGVGAIFATIGFIGDLSISVAAIIGSFAVLALILIISSKIKSNITILILGIMVSYISSAIVTILLQFSDESSMHSYTAWTFGSFSGVTWGQVPIMVALLLVGFILSICTVKSLNALLLGEQYAESLGMNYKTTRILIITNTALMAGVVTAFCGPIGFLGIAVPHLCRAMFVSADHRILVPGCIIVGGIIALCTDIISHLPGTDIVLPINAITALFGAPVVIWVIVRGTKFGRGVTT from the coding sequence ATGAATTTCTCCGGCAGTGATAGCGGGGACAGTCTGAAGAGACTTACCTTAGTCCTACCGGTGATCCTCATAGTCCTTATTGCTCTGTTTATCCTTGACCTTCTGGCAGGATCGGTGAACATTCCCCTGGAAGCTTTTGTAAAAATGCTGACCGGAGGCGATGTAAAAACAACGTGGGAGAATATCTTCTGGGACTGGAGGCTTCCCAAGGCAATAACCGCCGTATTTGCAGGCGGGGCACTTGCTCTTGCCGGTCTCCTCATGCAGACATTCTTCAGAAATCCGCTTGCCGATCCGTATATCCTCGGTATAAGCTCGGGAGCGAGTCTCGGTGTTGCACTGGTTATGCTCTCTGCAGGCGCCTGCGGTGTAGGTGCGATATTCGCCACCATCGGGTTCATCGGCGACCTGAGCATATCGGTTGCTGCGATAATCGGATCCTTTGCAGTACTGGCCCTGATATTGATCATCTCGTCAAAGATCAAGAGCAACATCACGATCCTTATTCTCGGAATAATGGTCTCCTATATAAGCAGTGCAATAGTCACCATCCTCCTACAGTTTTCAGATGAATCCAGCATGCACTCTTATACCGCCTGGACCTTCGGCAGTTTCTCGGGAGTTACATGGGGGCAGGTCCCGATCATGGTGGCCCTCCTCCTTGTAGGATTCATCCTTTCGATCTGCACGGTCAAATCGCTCAATGCCCTCCTGCTGGGAGAACAGTACGCCGAGAGCCTTGGAATGAACTACAAAACGACCAGAATACTCATCATAACCAACACAGCGCTTATGGCAGGAGTGGTTACGGCCTTCTGCGGCCCTATCGGTTTCCTTGGAATTGCTGTTCCACACCTGTGCAGGGCCATGTTCGTGAGCGCCGACCACCGTATTCTCGTCCCCGGGTGTATAATCGTCGGCGGAATCATCGCACTCTGCACCGATATCATATCCCATCTACCCGGAACGGACATTGTGCTGCCAATCAATGCAATCACTGCCCTATTCGGCGCACCGGTCGTGATCTGGGTGATCGTCCGCGGAACGAAATTCGGAAGGGGTGTGACGACATGA